Proteins encoded within one genomic window of Trichoderma asperellum chromosome 2, complete sequence:
- the PRF1 gene encoding peptide chain release factor 1, variant 2 (EggNog:ENOG41) produces MELNLQRRMTGLKEKIPDIQKTLDTVQFLKLRKDAADPIETTFELNDTLYAKANIPPTEEVYIWLGANVMLSYPIDEAETLLTSKLSAAKTSLSNCEEDLDFLREQITTMEVATARVYNWEVVQKRKEKMEEEAEKKKSKDSDA; encoded by the exons ATGGAGTTGAACCTGCAACGTCGGATGACGGGgctcaaggagaagatccCGGATATTCAGAAGACACTGGATACGGTGCAATTCTTAAAGCTACGAAAG GACGCGGCCGATCCCATCGAAACAACCTTTGAGCTCAACGACACTCTATACGCCAAGGCGAATATCCCACCGACAGAGGAGGTTTACATTTGGCTAGGG GCCAATGTTATGCTCTCTTATCCGATTGATGAGGCCGAGACATTATTAACCTCGAAACTTTCAGCGGCTAAGACCAGCTTGTCAAACTGCGAAGAAGACTTGGACTTTCTCCGAGAACAGATTACT ACTATGGAAGTTGCTACCGCTAGAGTTTACAACTGGGAAGTAGTGCAAaagaggaaggaaaagatggaagaggaggccgagaagaagaagtcgaaaGACAGTGATGCGTAG
- the PRF1 gene encoding peptide chain release factor 1 (EggNog:ENOG41~BUSCO:EOG092D3ZRA), with protein sequence MRRETHAQEKMASSEKQPVVSGKDDAPTNPRGIPYAPFVDKVEDYVSTRDDVEPTLRSFQEMISKYQFMELNLQRRMTGLKEKIPDIQKTLDTVQFLKLRKDAADPIETTFELNDTLYAKANIPPTEEVYIWLGANVMLSYPIDEAETLLTSKLSAAKTSLSNCEEDLDFLREQITTMEVATARVYNWEVVQKRKEKMEEEAEKKKSKDSDA encoded by the exons ATGCGCCGAGAGACGCACGCGCAGGAAAAAATGGCGAGCTCAGAAAAACAGCCAGTCGTAAG TGGTAAAGATGATGCCCCTACCAATCCAAGGGGCATCCCGTACGCTCCCTTTGTCGACAAAGTCGAGGATTACGTCTCCACACGGGATGATGTCGAACCGACGCTTCGAAGTTTCCAAGAAATGATATC GAAATACCAGTTCATGGAGTTGAACCTGCAACGTCGGATGACGGGgctcaaggagaagatccCGGATATTCAGAAGACACTGGATACGGTGCAATTCTTAAAGCTACGAAAG GACGCGGCCGATCCCATCGAAACAACCTTTGAGCTCAACGACACTCTATACGCCAAGGCGAATATCCCACCGACAGAGGAGGTTTACATTTGGCTAGGG GCCAATGTTATGCTCTCTTATCCGATTGATGAGGCCGAGACATTATTAACCTCGAAACTTTCAGCGGCTAAGACCAGCTTGTCAAACTGCGAAGAAGACTTGGACTTTCTCCGAGAACAGATTACT ACTATGGAAGTTGCTACCGCTAGAGTTTACAACTGGGAAGTAGTGCAAaagaggaaggaaaagatggaagaggaggccgagaagaagaagtcgaaaGACAGTGATGCGTAG
- a CDS encoding uncharacterized protein (EggNog:ENOG41~SECRETED:SignalP(1-21)~TransMembrane:3 (n7-18c26/27o36-53i60-79o91-112i)) — translation MRIRLPFAGVFLLLLLLAGYAGLSTLQLGGYVNDKVLHFVTFFLLTIVFYWIVDTSRRRTLNMTILVCTVILGIGSEFVQSFLPNDRDFDLYDIVANIIGSLLGAGICAWYHKRMLERKRQRKHYDAVPGEDTEDVELGEGQESGILSASTRSRTLEEEVDNWDENEEDNWDDDNALDTETPPAAAANGADAADSREPKKRTD, via the exons ATGCGGATAAGACTACCCTTTGCAG GTGTTTTcctgcttttgctgctgctggctggctaCGCCGGTCTCTCTACTCTGCAGCTCGGCGGCTATGTGAACGACAAGGTCCTCCATTTCGTAACCTTCTTCCTTCTGACGATCGTTTTCTACTGGATCGTTGATACCAGCCGCCGGAGAACTTTGAATATGACTATCCTTGTCTGCACTGTCATCCTGGGCATCGGATCCGAATTCGTGCAGAGTTTCCTCCCCAACGATCGAGATTTCGACCTCTATGATATCGTTGCAAACATTATCGGCAGTTTACTCGGAGCTGGAATTTGTGCATGGTATCACAAGCGAATGCTTGAGCGAAAAAGACAGCGCAAGCATTATGACGCCGTCCCGGGCGAAGATACCGAAGACGTAGAGCTCGGGGAGGGCCAGGAATCGGGAATCCTGAGTGCGTCGACCCGGAGCAGGACTCTCGAAGAGGAGGTCGACAATTGGGATGAGAATGAAGAGGATAACTGGGACGATGACAACGCATTAGATACCGAGACGccgccagctgcagcagccaatggAGCCGACGCAGCTGATAGCCGGGAACCCAAGAAGCGTACAGACTGA
- a CDS encoding uncharacterized protein (BUSCO:EOG092D05PP) yields the protein MSLPNGQAPWPPPGLHHSGSSRNLQILDDGLARVTTPVDSSLVLMPEATLDIEDERRRAHFADLFQKSEEKIALLFADDGSYNLNAIEALRRYPPTPTITLPPTTDHEPIKEPPLKKAKRTINEDDYDDDDEDEDDEDTASAVPKPQSAAAASNTLLSPKSGNSPVLSATSPGRIADKARSQDGSQTKSKPGDDDPIKQLDDVRIATEAAARRSFHTIIYTLENDRTAMLEQQQLEDSEKQLQAEMENNNNANVTGSQAANQGSLSSANLGASSLTLKHLIARIDMKRDQVKASDAELRLLMNEVRKNRSKWASEDNVNQEELYEALEKVLTELKAHTEYSTPFLTRVNKRDAPDYYNFIKNPMDLGTMTKKLKSLSYKSKTEFVVDLNLIWDNCLKYNQDMNHPLRRMANGMRKEAEKLIPLIPDLTIRSRAEVEAEERRKQNGGEDDGGEDSDDEPIMSSRGRKATTKGANKSRKAPNDPKEDTPVVDQKHILQVNGLLGKLGREGSEIDGSNGFATPPIAGSITPGGANGPSGITSNADAMDIDGPSINGMSLNQAFGQAAEQAYEDEEYKIWKQSTKKDRALTAKERFLLFKDNKLSADSPALLRSKAGMRRFLARQKEAELTNSTEFDDSAKKAKDVPNKAPETLAEGIEEEKEQVIPDYYIPLSSIPDIPSKLQWMEDGEGQVINQHEEFLRLVPPNSFVSPQSKFTKKMDENIRQIQETRKLATKISVIKQMQVQSQVYTNQFPKSNSEPFRELDIEPHFIADDGPIMATETCQNALKRSIAKILYTTGFEELQPSAVDAFTGIAADYFQKLVRTFNVYREAEKKTVQIGGETVVQPRFTTEEMILHTLDENGHDIASLESYTKEEVDRLTTKLSALHDRMKSHLADLLRPALTADAGEDGAGAFNDGSDQFTSGDYAEDLGIDYFGFRALGLDKEMGLDFVSVPFHLLQSRVRNQYQMQSQASGGSSSEIFETLPNSEPVTKENIQHQVGLIKNFFLAKLHANGDQPLVEDEDLPTKQRKPRPRLGASGKIISAQKRPPKEQLALAKKKKKLEAAAAEARLNASPVKGGAVNATAVKKTPTPMPNGAVPNPALLALAPSMERTDSMQSQGGMSQTDKDDTTGMMSPESIAQ from the exons ATGTCACTTCCTAATGGCCAGGCGCCCTGGCCGCCGCCTGGGCTGCATCACtccggcagcagcaggaatTTGCAGATTCTTGATGATGGTTTGGCGCGTGTAACGACCCCAGTCGACAGTTCGCTGGTGTTGATGCCTGAGGCCACCCTTGATATCGAAGACGAAAGACGACGCGCCCATTTCGCAGACTTGTTTCAAAAATCGGAAGAAAAGATCGCTTTGCTCTTTGCCGACGATGGTTCTTATAATTTGAACGCGATCGAGGCTCTCCGACGATACCCCCCAACCCCTACTATTACCCTCCCCCCAACTACCGACCACGAACCTATTAAAGAGCCGCCACTAAAGAAGGCGAAACGTACAATAAACGAAGATGattatgatgatgacgacgaagatgaggatgacgaggataCTGCGTCCGCCGTACCCAAACCTCAGAGCGCGGCTGCTGCCTCAAATACATTGTTATCGCCGAAATCGGGCAATTCTCCGGTACTATCGGCCACTTCACCTGGCAGAATAGCAGATAAAGCAAGATCTCAGGATGGCTCACAGACCAAAAGCAAGCCTGGAGATGATGATCCGATCAAGCAGCTTGACGATGTGAGGATAGCGACAGAAGCCGCCGCCCGACGGAGCTTCCATAccattatatatactttggAGAATGACCGAACAGCCATGCttgaacagcagcagctggaggacTCTGAGAAGCAGCTCCAAGCCGAGATGGAGAATAATAACAATGCGAATGTGACGGGGTCGCAGGCTGCGAATCAAGGCTCTCTAAGTAGCGCGAACCTCGGAGCGTCGAGTCTCACTCTCAAACATCTCATTGCCAGGATAGATATGAAGAGAGACCAAGTAAAGGCTTCAGATGCTGAGCTTAGACTTCTTATGAACGAAGTTCGAAAGAATCGCAGCAAATGGGCAAGCGAGGATAATGTTAACCAGGAAGAGCTGTACGAAGCTTTAGAAAAGGTGTTGACGGAGCTCAAGGCGCATACGGAGTATTCAACGCCGTTTCTCACTCGTGTCAACAAGAGAGATGCTCCCGATTACTATAATT TTATCAAAAACCCAATGGATCTAGGCACAATGACTAAGAAGTTAAAATCACTCTCATACAAGTCAAAGACAGAATTTGTGGTTGATCTCAATCTTATTTGGGATAATTGCCTGAAGTATAATCAGGATATGAACCATCCTCTTCGCCGAATGGCCAACGGTATGCGGAAAGAGGCTGAAAAGCTGATTCCTCTCATACCGGATCTTACCATTCGATCTCGCGCCgaagttgaagctgaggAACGGCGGAAGCAAAACGGTGGCGAGGATGACGGTGGCGAAGATTCTGATGATGAACCTATCATGTCTTCCCGTGGCCGTAAGGCAACAACCAAGGGAGCCAATAAATCAAGAAAAGCTCCCAATGACCCAAAAGAAGATACTCCTGTGGTTGACCAGAAGCACATCCTACAAGTAAATGGGTTGCTGGGTAAGCTAGGTCGTGAAGGCTCGGAAATAGATGGAAGCAATGGCTTTGCTACACCTCCCATTGCTGGCTCTATTACTCCCGGCGGAGCGAACGGACCATCCGGAATTACAAGCAACGCTGATGCTATGGATATTGACGGTCCTAGCATTAATGGAATGAGTTTGAACCAAGCATTTGGCCAGGCTGCTGAACAAGCttatgaagatgaagagtaTAAAATCTGGAAGCAAAGCACAAAGAAAGATCGAGCTCTCACCGCTAAAGAacgcttcttgctcttcaaaGATAACAAGCTCAGCGCGGACTCACCTGCCCTGCTCAGAAGCAAAGCTGGCATGCGAAGATTTTTGGCTCGTCAAAAGGAGGCGGAGCTGACCAACAGCACTGAATTTGATGATTCCGcgaaaaaagctaaagatgTTCCAAATAAAGCGCCTGAGACGCTAGCTGAAGGtattgaagaggaaaaagagcaAGTGATCCCCGATTATTATATACCGTTGAGCAGTATCCCGGATATTCCTTCAAAGTTGCAATGGATGGAAGACGGCGAAGGTCAGGTCATTAACCAGCACGAAGAGTTTCTTCGACTCGTGCCGCCCAATTCATTTGTTTCACCTCAAAGTAAATTCACGAAAAAGATGGACGAAAATATCCGACAGATACAAGAAACAAGGAAACTAGCAACAAAAATATCCGTCATCAAACAAATGCAGGTTCAGTCTCAG GTTTATACGAACCAATTTCCAAAGTCAAACTCCGAACCATTTAGAGAATTGGATATTGAGCCGCATTTTATCGCAGACGATGGCCCAATAATGGCCACTGAAACCTGCCAGAATGCTCTGAAGCGCTCTATTGCCAAAATTCTCTATACTACTGGGTTCGAGGAGCTGCAGCCTTCTGCCGTAGATGCTTTTACGGGAATTGCAGCCGATTATTTCCAAAAGCTGGTCAGGACATTCAACGTCTATCGCGAGGCTGAAAAGAAAACGGTTCAGATTGGCGGCGAGACAGTGGTACAGCCCCGTTTCACGACAGAGGAAATGATTCTACACACTCTTGACGAAAACGGGCATGATATTGCATCTCTGGAGAGCTATACTAAAGAGGAAGTTGATAGGTTGACAACTAAGCTCAGCGCTTTGCACGACAGAATGAAGTCCCATTTAGCAGATCTTCTCCGCCCGGCGCTTACGGCAGATGCTGGCGAAGACGGTGCTGGTGCTTTCAATGACGGCAGCGATCAGTTCACCAGCGGAGACTATGCTGAGGATCTTGGGATCGATTACTTTGGCTTCCGTGCTCTTGGATTGGACAAGGAAATGGGCCTCGATTTTGTGTCGGTACCATTCCACTTACTGCAGAGTAGAGTGCGTAACCAGTACCAGATGCAATCGCAAGCCTCTGGCGGGTCAAGCAGTGAAATCTTCGAAACACTGCCCAATTCTGAGCCTGTTACGAAAGAGAATATTCAACACCAAGTCGGGCTTATCAAGAACTTCTTTCTGGCCAAGCTCCACGCCAATGGCGACCAACCTTtggttgaagatgaagatctgCCTACCAAGCAACGCAAACCTCGCCCTCGTCTTGGTGCAAGCGGCAAAATTATTTCCGCTCAGAAGCGGCCACCCAAGGAGCAGTTGGCGCttgccaagaagaaaaagaagctggaggctgctgcagctgaggCTCGACTGAATGCGTCTCCCGTGAAAGGCGGGGCTGTTAATGCAACTGCAGTGAAGAAAACGCCTACGCCCATGCCGAATGGTGCCGTTCCCAACCCAGCGCTCTTGGCTCTGGCACCAAGCATGGAGCGTACGGACAGTATGCAAAGCCAGGGTGGCATGAGCCAAACTGACAAAGATGACACTACTGGCATGATGAGCCCAGAGAGCATTGCGCAGTAG
- a CDS encoding uncharacterized protein (EggNog:ENOG41~TransMembrane:8 (o24-46i116-135o155-172i184-208o214-233i245-264o270-287i429-448o)), whose protein sequence is MGWPYHFLTLSQEQILLRRHTIDYYASVAHYSALSPAVVFILLRLIQRAARPIRRLGGYDDIDDRGQYAHVPGTPTLKAQHNSTLGTLAARWRAVRWWFGDDVVFLGVSWGQRDEWLLGLGWMSWLLVLCVLGTGEDYLHFTKRFGSIAISQLPIQYLLALKALNPYAYAFNSSHEHINRYHRVLGRVTYTLVICHVILYNIFFILSGIWLKRFFAPVVFCGVVAMLGFDGLIGTALRRVRNYSYRIFFITHLGVALLAPVLLFFHAHSARLYAAESIIVFLVDLAVRRAGITHAASTFEAIPGTNLIRISAPMPSHKIEEFRSRPGSHIYLSLPPKGRTTKHPASKSFIFDFLFNPFTVASASEDSQSITLVARKRAGPMTDILSQFASSTSSLSSESDNKITLAIEGPHGAVGKHFQHLLTWGASRILLIAGGVGATFIIPLYHALQRELPLAHAQFIWAIRSAGDATWASTDNGFEKSLLDDDNVHLYLTENINIFHNDDHSHDGSIELGNMSRASSRQQRSAASSHNSRRPNIQKIIDGVFCHSVDEKVAILVCGPEEMSREVRRRIGPWARKGREVWWHNESFGW, encoded by the exons ATGGGCTGGCCATACCACTTCCTGACCCTCTCCCAGGAACAaatcctcctccgccgccacaCCATCGACTATTATGCCAGCGTAGCCCATTACTCAGCCTTGTCCCCAGCAGtggtcttcatcctcctccgcctcatCCAGCGTGCTGCGCGACCCATACGCCGTCTTGGGGGGTATGATGATATTGATGACCGTGGCCAGTATGCTCATGTCCCTGGGACGCCTACCCTCAAGGCTCAGCATAATAGTACGCTCGGCACGTTAGCGGCACGGTGGAGGGCCGTGCGGTGGTGGTTTGGCGACGATGTCGTCTTCTTGGGTGTAAGTTGGGGACAGAGAGATGAGTGGCTGCTGGGGCTTGGTTGGATGAGCTGGTTACTCGTTCTCTGTGTTTTGGGGACCGGAGAAG actACCTTCACTTCACCAAGCGCTTCGGCAGCATTGCAATCTCACAACTCCCCATCCAGTacctcctcgccctcaaAGCGCTCAACCCTTACGCCTACGCCTTCAACTCGTCTCATGAGCACATCAACCGCTATCACCGCGTCCTCGGCCGCGTCACATACACTCTCGTCATCTGTCACGTCATCCTGTacaacatcttcttcatcttgtccGGCATCTGGCTCAAGCGCTTCTTCGCGCCAGTCGTCTTCTGCGGAGTTGTGGCCATGCTTGGCTTTGACGGTTTGATTGGTACTGCGCTACGCCGTGTGAGGAATTACTCGTAtcgcatcttcttcatcacacATCTGGGCGTTGCTTTGCTCGCTCCCGTGCTGCTCTTTTTCCATGCTCATTCCGCCCGCCTATACGCTGCCGAGAGCATTATTGTATTCCTTGTGGATCTCGCGGTTCGAAGAGCAGGCATAACGCATGCAGCGTCGACATTCGAGGCAATCCCAGGAACAAACCTCATCAGAATCTCCGCTCCCATGCCCTCCCATAAGATTGAAGAGTTCCGCTCCCGACCAGGCTCTCACATATATCTCAGTCTCCCCCCTAAAGGTAGAACCACAAAGCACCCTGCCTCCAAGTCGTTCATATTCGACTTTCTTTTCAACCCATTCACGGTTGCTTCCGCTAGCGAAGACAGCCAAAGCATCACACTAGTCGCTAGGAAGCGAGCTGGCCCCATGACGGATATCCTCTCACAATTTGCCTCCTCGACttcgtctctctcctctgAGAGCGACAACAAAATCACACTCGCCATAGAAGGTCCCCATGGTGCTGTAGGCAAGCACTTTCAACATCTTCTCACCTGGGGCGCCTCCCGCATCCTCCTTATTGCTGGTGGCGTAGGAGCAACTTTCATCATTCCGCTGTATCACGCTCTCCAGCGAGAGCTCCCATTAGCTCACGCCCAGTTCATCTGGGCCATCCGCTCGGCTGGCGACGCCACTTGGGCCTCAACTGACAATGGCTTCGAGAAATCCCTccttgatgatgataatgtTCATCTCTATCTCACGGAGAATATCAATATCTTTCATAACGATGACCATAGCCACGATGGATCTATTGAGCTCGGAAACATGAGCAGAGCGTCGTCGCGCCAACAGCGTTCCGCCGCAAGCAGCCACAACAGCAGGCGTCCCAATATTCAAAAGATTATAGATGGCGTATTCTGCCACAGTGTAGATGAAAAGGTTGCCATCCTAGTCTGCGGCCCAGAGGAAATGAGCAGGGAGGTACGACGGCGGATAGGGCCGTGGGCGAGAAAAGGCCGTGAAGTGTGGTGGCATAATGAAAGCTTTGGGTGGTAA